Proteins from a genomic interval of Bradyrhizobium sp. CCGB01:
- a CDS encoding type I secretion system permease/ATPase, whose amino-acid sequence MAKSKELTPAKRRRLAELTRGFRGIVLFLFVVSGMINVLALTGSVYMMQIYDRALTSGSIPTLVMLSVLAIGLYLFQGAFDVVRSQVLVRVGARIDRKIAPLAHRVAIDMPRFGFSTSEALERGRDVDTVRGFLGSQGPSALFDLPWMPIYLAFIYFLHPMLGALTFAGALVLVALTVVSEVMTRRLIVSTRKAATERNGIADCNARNAEVLKAMGFASRAVGRFNEANAEHLDLQTRANDITGGFAAVSRVLRMVLQSALLGLGAYLTIKGELSAGAIIAVSVASARALAPVDLAIGNWKAFIAARMAYQRLRDTVIALASVDEPMRLPAPTARLSVEKITVAVPGTGQVVLSEVAFELEAGQALGIIGPSAGGKTTLVRALTGIWPALRGGVRLDGADLPQWREDDLGRHIGYLPQEVALMDATMEENICRLEPRPDSRKVIEAAKAAGVHEMIVRLPEGYRTRLGPQGCALSAGQRQRIALARALYGNPFVVVMDEPNSNLDGEGEAALTAAIEGIRARGGIAIVIAHRPSALVAVDLVAIVQAGRMVAFGKKQDIMTPVLQSSAPGPAGANPVESQMRRPA is encoded by the coding sequence ATGGCCAAATCGAAAGAGCTCACCCCTGCGAAGCGTCGGCGCCTGGCCGAGCTGACCCGGGGCTTCCGTGGCATCGTCCTGTTTCTCTTCGTGGTCTCCGGCATGATCAACGTGCTGGCGCTCACCGGCTCCGTCTACATGATGCAGATCTACGACCGCGCCCTGACCAGCGGCAGCATCCCCACCCTGGTGATGCTCTCGGTGCTCGCGATCGGGCTCTATCTGTTCCAGGGCGCCTTCGACGTCGTCCGCTCCCAGGTGCTGGTGCGGGTTGGCGCCCGGATCGACCGCAAGATCGCGCCCCTGGCGCATCGCGTCGCCATCGACATGCCGCGTTTCGGCTTCTCCACCTCCGAAGCGCTGGAGCGCGGGCGCGACGTCGACACCGTCCGCGGCTTCCTCGGCAGCCAAGGCCCCTCGGCATTGTTCGACCTGCCTTGGATGCCGATCTATCTGGCCTTCATCTACTTTCTTCATCCGATGCTCGGCGCGCTGACCTTCGCGGGCGCGCTCGTCCTCGTCGCGCTCACTGTGGTCAGCGAGGTCATGACCCGCCGTCTGATCGTGTCCACGCGCAAAGCGGCAACGGAACGCAACGGCATCGCCGACTGCAATGCGCGCAACGCCGAGGTCCTCAAGGCGATGGGCTTCGCAAGCCGCGCCGTCGGCCGCTTCAACGAGGCCAATGCCGAGCACCTCGATCTGCAGACGAGGGCAAACGACATCACCGGGGGCTTCGCCGCGGTTTCGCGCGTGCTCCGCATGGTGCTGCAGTCAGCCCTGCTGGGGCTCGGCGCCTACCTCACCATCAAGGGTGAGCTTTCGGCCGGCGCCATCATCGCGGTCTCGGTCGCCTCGGCGCGGGCGCTGGCTCCTGTCGATCTCGCGATCGGAAATTGGAAGGCCTTCATCGCCGCGCGCATGGCCTACCAGCGGCTGCGCGACACCGTGATCGCGCTCGCCTCCGTCGACGAGCCGATGCGGCTGCCAGCTCCGACCGCGCGCCTCTCAGTGGAGAAGATCACCGTGGCGGTCCCCGGGACCGGACAGGTAGTGCTCAGCGAAGTCGCCTTTGAGCTCGAGGCCGGCCAGGCGCTCGGCATCATCGGCCCTAGCGCCGGTGGCAAAACCACGCTGGTGCGCGCGCTGACCGGCATCTGGCCGGCCCTGCGCGGCGGCGTGCGGCTCGACGGTGCCGACCTGCCCCAGTGGCGCGAGGACGACCTCGGCAGGCACATCGGCTATCTCCCCCAGGAGGTCGCGCTGATGGACGCAACCATGGAGGAAAATATCTGCCGCCTCGAGCCCCGGCCCGACTCCCGCAAGGTGATCGAGGCCGCGAAGGCGGCTGGCGTCCACGAGATGATCGTCAGGCTGCCGGAAGGCTATCGTACCAGACTGGGGCCGCAGGGCTGCGCACTTTCCGCCGGTCAACGCCAGCGCATCGCGCTGGCGCGCGCGCTTTACGGCAATCCCTTCGTGGTGGTGATGGACGAGCCCAACTCCAACCTCGACGGCGAGGGCGAGGCGGCGCTCACCGCGGCCATCGAAGGCATCCGTGCCCGCGGCGGCATCGCTATCGTGATCGCGCACCGCCCGAGCGCGCTGGTGGCGGTCGATCTCGTCGCCATCGTCCAGGCCGGCCGCATGGTCGCCTTCGGCAAGAAGCAGGACATCATGACCCCGGTCCTACAGTCTTCCGCGCCGGGTCCGGCCGGCGCGAATCCCGTCGAGTCCCAAATGCGGAGGCCCGCATGA